The genomic stretch GTGATTCTATCTTAAAGGCCGATGAAAGGAGGAGTTAGAAGGCTTTATAAATACTGATACTTCTTGTTCTGGACATTTCAATGTCAGCAGAGCTTATAAGGGTCTTACAATATTGCACTGTCTTGTCCTGGACATAACTTTGTTGCCCTTCAAGGTTGTGGATCGATAAGGTCAATCGACAGTTTCTGTTTGTTTCCTTATTCCCTGTGAGCTCTTAAGGTAGTCTCCGGTAGTTATGAAAATCATTCCTATTATGGCGAAGGAGGCGGTTTGCAACGCGAATCCGCTGTCTCCATGCCTTTTCATTTAAACTTGgtagaaatatatataacaatattgtGACATAAACGACTGTACTGTTGTCTTCAAGCTCAATGTCTTTGCAGGCAGAAATGGTAATATACTACACATTTTTTGTGTATGTTCTTATACCAATTTTAAACTGATTACACACATCAATCACGATACTTATAGCTTATTTACTTTTAAAGTCAATGTCTAATGGGGTCTGCATATTTGGTTAAAGGTCTTCTTTTTTTCACTCCTAAAAAATAATCATCACTCTTGGTTTGTGGGGCCTGTATTCCATCTGTACGATCAAATCATTACTGGGTAATAGTTGAACTTTCTTACAATATGTCTTCAATTGTAATAGgggcttaaaaatgaaaaatgatttgaTGCGATGGGTTCTTAAAACAGTGATGTTCTAgtgaatataattttaaaatcgtATTGCGTAAAATTACCAACTGTACAGTACTTCCTGTTGATGAAAAACTAGCAAAGTAATGAAGAGTTTTATCCAAAGTTAGTTCATAAGTAGACTTAGTGCAGTGATAATAATAGTAGCTTCTCTCATTTCAGTGATCATCAAAAATACAGTTAGTGCTGGAGGACCTTCTAACGTCGCCCATATAAGCAAAGATCGCATCAACTTATTCAACTTTAACCCTGATCCAACGATCCGGCACACATTCTGGACATTAGTTATTGGGGCTATACCTCACTATTTCTACACGGCAATAACACAAGCAGGCGTTCAGCGCATAATGTCCACACCGCATCCAAATGTTGCCAGGAGAATGTTGTATATTTCAGCACCAATCTACTGCATTGCAATGGTAGTGGTAATGTTCGAAGGACTATCTGTATTTGCATATTATAGCTTTAGAGGTTGTGACCCTTTGGCATCCGGGCAGATAAGTAACCCAAATCAGATAATACCATTTACTATACTTGAAATGTTTCATAATCTTCACGGAATGCCTGGTTTGTTTATTGCAGCTCTTGCAGCTGCTTCTTTGAGTACTATTTCGTCGGGATTAAGTGGACTCGCGGCGGTCACGTGCGTCGATATATTGAAAGTTCTTAAACCGGATATTAACGATCAGAAATCAACAAACATATCTAAACTTTTTGTTGTAATGTATGGAATTGTTTCAGCATCCGTCGCATTTTTTCTGTCTAACGTAAAGGGTCCTCTAGGTGAAATAATGGCTGGTTTTACGGGGGCTGTAGCGGGACCTGaaacaggaatgttttttgtgTCTGTATTCTTTCGTCGATGTAGGCCAAAAGCCGTTTTCTTTGCCACATGTGTAGGATTAGTAGTAAGTTTATGGTTAATATTTGGACAGACATTCTCCTCAGATTTGACCAGAACACCCTACCTTCCTCTTGGACCCACAGACCAATGTCCAAACAGTACGAAAAATGGGTCTTTTACCATTTATTTGGAAAATGCTCAAACGGTCAGTACCTCTACAGTATCAACAGCATGGTCTTCAGCTGCTACTAAAGCAATGGAAAGTAAACAATTGTCCGGATTGAAAGTTTTTTATTCgatttcttttatgtattttcacttgATTGGtacaattataacaataattGTGGCAGTAATTGGAAGTATTATTCCCCTACCAATACAGAAGCAAAGGGCAATGGTCGATGAAAGATGTATTCTCCAATTATCTATATTTATTCCGTCTATATGTAGGAGGTTGTACAGGAAGAAGGAACAGGTCAAATTAAATGGTTTTGTTAAAGACGAAAACGAAGATatgttaaaagaagaaaaaagcacAAGTATCTAAGAGTATTTGACAGCCAAACTGTGATATTTCGTAATCACTGACACTATCAACAATCTATGAAATTATACCGCGaaaatgaaatgataacaaaatCCGAACATAATGCGTTAGAGATAAGTAAATATCTCAAAATACTGTCCGGATTGAATGGAACTCAGTCGATGTATGCCATACCTAATGAGAATTATTTGATAAAGTAACTTCATGTTGCAATATTCTTTATAGCTAATCTTTCCCCGCGGCTATGATTTCGGATGTTTTTACTAAAACGcggctttggattggttgaaaaaagaTTAGGGAAGCCCGTAATAAGCTGACTGGATAAAAAGGTAATGTTCACAATCAtaaaatttgtatcagaatcaaaCAATACAAGGTTTTCTGTGAAATTAGGAATATTTTACAAGTATCTGACTAAATCCATGACTTTTTCAATCATCACCTGTAGACTAGTAGGCGTATGCTGGCGTATTACTTCTACATGCCATTCAATAAAAGTGATAGTTGTGTTtggagaaaaaatgtaaaatatttggtcGGTTAAGCCTATATAAAATtactatttcttttttgtttggaaAGAATTAAAAGAATCGCATTTTGACTGTCATCTCTCAATTTTCTGGAAGGTGACGGGccatttcttataatggaagcCTGTGAGAAAATCAATTGCAGTGTGTCTGACCATTAGCATTACacattgcatgaaattaaatattGATATCTTACCGCCACTCATGCTAATACCACTACTACCTTTCTTTGACcaattattttatgaatgtttGGTAGAtgctgagaaaccagcttacagtTTTAATTACtgaaagggcataactctgtaagATCTTTTCAAACTTTCAAAACATAGTGAAGTATTTTGTCCAGCATTTGCTGTACATATAAATACATTATGGAGAGACTGTGTTAAGGTATACTACATCagatttgcgaattaagacgaagtggagtgtGAATACCTAGGACGATCGGTTTTTCAAAGGGTGGGGGGCATCtcaatatatgtatttataggtagataaagatatttatgtcattgttgtacatttgagCGAATGGGtcccattctgaattatgttaatgcatgtactacggtaaaagccaatcaggGAGTTCCTTTTATCACGTGATACCGTTTAACCAATtgggaaacggcatcttccttcttcgaaAAAATTCCAGAGTGAAAAGCACGCTTCTTTCTTCTTAGTTTATTTTGgttaatttctggttttatcttgaGTGAATCGATTGAATTTTATGGTAATCTAATACacattatatttgtttacattcaccCTCTGGTTCATTGCAGTACGGATGGGATATACTTATAAATTTTGATGTGTGTTTTTTGTGTACACGGCGTTGGACTGTGACGTACTTCTttgttgaataattcaaaattgcGTTTTCTATCCAGCTTTTCGGACATTCTTTTATGACtcgtttgaaacattttattaggAGCCAGTCACAGCTACATTTCAGTTAAAATTATCATCGTCACCATTGGTCCAATGTTCTGGTTATCCTGGGCGGCATCCTAGGTCACCAGTTCCCTGATCCTTTGTGGCGGTATTTTCcccagatatgtgaaaaaattatttttaaggtattgttcggcaaaataaattgCTGTTTTTCAGTCAACatttagttcactcttatattttcccatacatagtcctcagggtcagtgcttcgttgtgaacagatgcacataaatgtattttataggtagataaaattatttatgtcattgttgtacatttgggcgAATGGGTCCCATTCTAAATTATGTTAATGCATGTACTTCGGTAAAAGCCAGTCCGAGAGTTCCTTTTATCACGTGATACCGTTTAACCAATTCCGTCTTCGAAAAATTTCCAGAGTGAAAAGCACGCTTCCTTCTTCTAAGTTTGTTTTGACTAATTTCTGGATTTATCTTGCCACCTCCTCCCTTTCcacctcctctttcaagtgacaattttttaACTCTGAAAGGTTTCTCATATGTAAATTCATTTACATTTCTTGATTTACTTAAGGCGGGTTTTTTTCCGCCCTGATTTGtgaaattatatatttgttaaggcaTTGTTGCGGGCGGTATTTTTTGTctagatatgtgaaaatatatatttgttaaggtattgttcggcaaaataaatattgccctttttcagtcaagacttcgttcactcttatatttccccatacatagtcctcagggtcagtgcttcgttgtgaacagatgcacataaaatttgattatattatgtgcGGTAGGAAAAACATGCGTATAACGATGATAAGGTCTGATTTAAAACATCACCAACATGAGGTAGGTATATACATTTCGCTttatctgtctgtccgtcagagaACACATGTTCTCATATTGCCAAAAGAATTAAACGACCGTTATCAAATTGTATAGGAATGTTATTCAACCTAACCTACCGGCTACCTCGTTTGGAAGTGATctattaattatattatatatataaattaacttaTAGACCGCTTAACTGGTCTATGACAATTACCAGACATGTCCTTCCTCTATTGGTTACAATACTATagaatatcataaaatataaaaagaactaGACAGACTATAGAGGCATGTAAAAGTTCGTACATAACCAGTGACCAAGTAAATAAGACTATTGGCTGGTTCACAAAAGTCTGCTATAGATAAATACTTTCGTCCAGTATCTCGAAATGTGTTTAAAAACTGTCTTTGcgattaatttaaacattttcttatcaaaaggtcctaaaatttatttcaatgtcAAACAGACCCACTCGGTAACACTTCCGTCTAAATACTGGCTTATGAACACTAACAGAAATAACAAAGCTGTCGGAGgatagcaacgctcgactattcaacagcattGTCAATTGAATGCATATACAAgtcgagaaaggggcataattttgtagaaatgcaaaacagggttatggaacctgcactgtgcatatcagctcatgacggtgaacaagtgtgtgaagtttaaaaccttcccgttagtggatactgagataccagcttacgtacAAAAATTTAACTACagactgctaagtcgaaaaaggggcataattttgtaaaaaagcaaagtagagttatggaacatgtgtactgcatgtcagatcatgaccgtgaacaagtgtgtgaagtttcaatccattctctttagtgggtactgagataccagcttacatacaaaaacttaaccaaaaactgctaagtcgaaaagggggcattattttgtaaacaagcaaaacagagttatgaaatctgtgcaatgtaagtcagtttttCACAGTGTATAAGTGtttgacgtttcaatccattcccacaagtggttactaagatacaagcttgcatacaaaaaccgAATCAGGACGCCGGCGCGGATGCCGAGCAGACGTTTTGAATGGCCGAGCTAAAATGACAAATTATAAAATCGCAAAATTTGTAAACTTCAAAAAATTCCCCTGAGTGCATTATTATGTAATGATGAAAATCTTGACGATTTTCCATGCAATTTACATGGAGCATAACTGTCAAACGTGTATTTTAGAGAAAAAACTTTTAACtattcagaaaatatttctaTAACGGGTTTGTCTGATACTGTTTAGAACGTTTTTTAAGACAGCAAGTTTGGAGATGGTTGAAGTTTTTTTGACGTAGTACATACCTCGTTTTCTAAACAAAAATCTCAATGATTTTGCCGAATATAGTTAAGTCATATCAAATTAATATTAAttagtatgtgtgtgtgttttagacattttaacataaaactgctgttcttgtcacatttcggggggtgttttaacaggagagaaaacgctctcacgtgctgttaaaacacctttttatatatgcgcgttccgtggcaaagcgtaaacttattacggccccaaaacggataattcaaaaggaaattacgtCAACGTGAAAACAAAAACGTAGACATTCCCGCGCgcttcatggaaatttaatgacgttgagggataattcAGTCGTttatcgttttctttttttttttttttgctagaataGTGTTAACGcatgtttatttcatgttataacatcttcaggaTAACAATCTTTCATTTATGTCTATAATGTACTAAAATTAACTTTATCTTAAAAAGTAAGTGACAACTTctccacgtgaatcagaggtacATGACGAACTATTTTAAGCATAAATataaacagaatagaacagaacatatacaGTAAACTTCCCCAATACGAACACAGTTTTAACGAATTAGTGGTTATAAGGAACGTTTTAAAATGTCCAATTTTTTACCCTTCTCTGttgtatgtaaaataaaatggttaTAGCGAACAAAGGAAGAGTAAGTGGCGCAGTGGTtggcaggttggactacaacgccagcgatccgggttcgatttTCGGTTTccgctgatatcccgactagtgttcagtgctgggagGTTGTCTTAATTTGGTATGTTTCTGGCAGTTTAGGtatagactggatgctggggaggtaaatatgacacctgccgtgggctttGCTGAAAATAAGTTATTCCACCCATTACATAttgggactttcgtcgactacccaagCTAAACAAGAAATCTTATCTTTATAGTTATAGTGAATAATCTGGTATAAGGAAACACATTTCCATGTCCCAATGTTAAAAAAGTACATTAAAAAACATATGGTACAACATCTTTTTCAGAAGTTATATACAAGGCTTTTACGACACTGTACCAACAATTTTGaattataaactttttttaaacatagCGTGATTGTTGATGTATATCTCAACGACATTTAAAACCAAGTATAACACTGAAATCTTGATTTGGTGATCTTTAAGAATGTTGTTTAatgtcttctgaaatataatacatgtaatttagtTACCTATAATCACCAATTGTAAAGAAAgaacataaattatgttcaaataCACTTTGTACCGGTGTCATACCTGTGCATTACTCTTAGGATTTAATTTGGTGTGATTATTTGATTTAACAGATAGATAGACAGTTTTATTTAGCATCAGAAATagcatataaaatataataatagtattaaaacgatttcttttgtattttattttctacaacctTACGgcaattgtaagatattatgaaaactgaaaataatgtaataatcATTATGCGAGAAAAATTACGTCAATAGTATTATTAATCTCGGCAAACTgtcctattcaaaagctttttgGCTGTGCTGAatttctcaaccaacattttatcaatgtttaaCATTGTATTATAATTGCATTATAGAAATTTGCCTTTTCAAACAATCAGAATAGACGGCGTATGCTTTTAAAGTTCACATGTTCAAAAGAtttacaaaaaagcaatttaataGTAGGATAATGAAATAAGTTGCAAAAATGTacctttataaaaataaaagtttcaagtttcaagtttattagcAATCGGCaaacatttgcctttggccatttacaatagTGATAACTTATGGCAAAGacaacaaatatatacacaagacaatttacaaaaagcaaaagcACATAAACGCACAAATACAATTAACGATCAGTAGACAtatcaaaatcagttttcaagagTATTTTTACGTAAGCATAGCGCTTCTTTCACAAATCTTGCAATATTTAGCAACCGTGTTCTATTTTGTGTTGACATTAATGCATTGAATTTTTGTATGCTAGGCCAGGAACATCGACCTAGATACTTTAATCTGACACAATGATACAGAGGGCAGCATAAGATAAAGTGGTATTCagattctatcatattttgtgaacataattTGTATAATCTGTTTTGTCTGTCAACATTATTGTATCTACCTATTTCAATTTCTAAAGAGTGTGAAGATAATCGTATACatgttaattgttttcttaatttatcGTTTGCTATAACAGCGAGATATTTTTCGAaacaaaaatcattcttatatttacaataataatcTAATTTTGGCATAGAATTAATACAGTCCCTCCAGTCTTGGACAAATTGATCTCTTATCCTTAATGTCCTGCTGTAAACTTTTAAGTTGGTAGGTTCTGTAATATTTGTAGATAattaagctgattatttgttatgcAATGCAAGAGTGCGAA from Mercenaria mercenaria strain notata chromosome 16, MADL_Memer_1, whole genome shotgun sequence encodes the following:
- the LOC123541066 gene encoding sodium-coupled monocarboxylate transporter 1-like; this encodes MLGGILAVIIKNTVSAGGPSNVAHISKDRINLFNFNPDPTIRHTFWTLVIGAIPHYFYTAITQAGVQRIMSTPHPNVARRMLYISAPIYCIAMVVVMFEGLSVFAYYSFRGCDPLASGQISNPNQIIPFTILEMFHNLHGMPGLFIAALAAASLSTISSGLSGLAAVTCVDILKVLKPDINDQKSTNISKLFVVMYGIVSASVAFFLSNVKGPLGEIMAGFTGAVAGPETGMFFVSVFFRRCRPKAVFFATCVGLVVSLWLIFGQTFSSDLTRTPYLPLGPTDQCPNSTKNGSFTIYLENAQTVSTSTVSTAWSSAATKAMESKQLSGLKVFYSISFMYFHLIGTIITIIVAVIGSIIPLPIQKQRAMVDERCILQLSIFIPSICRRLYRKKEQVKLNGFVKDENEDMLKEEKSTSI